One stretch of Armigeres subalbatus isolate Guangzhou_Male chromosome 2, GZ_Asu_2, whole genome shotgun sequence DNA includes these proteins:
- the LOC134218543 gene encoding proteasome inhibitor PI31 subunit, whose product MSDSDYFGFELVYKSVEPFIQTKSDVLMAIVHWYLIKNSFRNVGLGDDKTLSESEEKSELLPEGWNSNPHSYALRYVNNDQLYILHGINSEGTMILNLLQVKSLNVSNTTFQIDETVKALKGTISTLVPDVATVLDRVRKELLVPVFESNKKDGETQTKKESEKIDLVDPLRRPVNPLLIGPRFGPGMTGSDPLGVGNVGRGDLDPFGRGGGMIFEPPGGFNPLANLRRPGPSGIVPGARFDPFGPTVGTNPRAFRNPDPDPDHMPPPGYDDMFM is encoded by the exons ATGTCGGATTCCGACTATTTTGGATTCGAACTGGTGTACAAATCAGTCGAACCATTCATCCAAACGAAATCCGACGTACTGATGGCGATCGTCCATTGGTACCTAATTAAAAATTCATTCCGAAACGTTGGCCTCGGAGATGAC AAAACACTTTCTGAGTCAGAGGAGAAGAGCGAACTCTTGCCCGAGGGATGGAACAGTAATCCGCACTCATATGCCCTGCGATACGTCAATAACGACCAGCTCTATATTCTGCACGGAATCAACAGCGAGGGGACGATGATCCTGAACCTGTTGCAAGTCAAATCGCTGAATGTATCGAACACCACTTTTCAAATCGATGAAACGGTGAAAGCTTTGAAGGGCACTATTTCGACCTTGGTGCCAGACGTGGCCACCGTTTTGGACCGAGTTCGCAAAGAGTTGCTGGTGCCGGTGTTCGAGAGCAACAAGAAGGATGGTGAGACTCAAACAAAGAAGGAATCCGAGAAGATCGACCTAGTTGACCCGTTGCGTCGACCGGTTAACCCATTACTAATCGGACCACGCTTCGGGCCCGGAATGACGGGATCCGACCCACTGGGAGTGGGTAATGTAGGTCGCGGAGATCTGGACCCTTTTGGCCGTGGTGGGGGGATGATTTTCGAGCCACCTGGTGGGTTCAATCCGTTGGCAAATCTTCGTCGTCCCGG GCCCAGTGGAATCGTACCCGGAGCACGATTCGACCCATTTGGTCCCACGGTCGGCACCA